Part of the Zingiber officinale cultivar Zhangliang chromosome 6A, Zo_v1.1, whole genome shotgun sequence genome, gaaaaagaactagttactggtctcgagaacctcggagaaacggttaCAAATCGGGAcacaatacgctacgcactcaatgcgttTCCCAGATCTTCAGAATGGATCATCAATCGTTGACGCCTAAtacatttcgaaagacctggaggtaagtagttTGCAATAactgttctccactcttgaattgcatgaaaccaagtgtgcaggaacaaaggaatcaagccagatgattgcgctaaacgcaaccaaaagggatgaaatcgagtcagactcagaggatgatcaggaagcgtacaagataagaaactttaaaaagttttttagagctaataaatttaaagaaatacagaataaaaagaatccaagaaatagaagaaggatgtgttgcaatcagtgtcaaaaggaaggacacctaaaagaagactgcccaaaactaaagaaggacaaaggcaagattcccaagacgtacaagaacctaaaagctacttgggacgacacttcttcatctgagtccgagattcaagaatatgccaggatagcactgatggcaagttaTGAAGGGcagagtacatcagaacccagcatcgatgaagggggagcgacctcagatggaagtaacGAAggagggggagattcaggctacaagtctgatatgataagtgaggcatgcctcttaccccctgatgaactttactttggtattaaggcaatggcaaaatccatgtataaattagaaaataaaaataccaaattagaaaatgaaattttagaaacaaaaagaattttggcaaaatcatgtcttatagaggattttgaaaaattaaaaattgaaaatgaaaaactaaaagaagaaatagaaagattgaaaaaatctaatggtccaaatatttctacttttagaaattatagaggtttaaattggtattatagatttcatcaaagtcaaattagaaatatatcaaaaatctatgtacctaggaaatacttggttaatcctgtaggtaggaacctctactgggttccaaaaacctatttaatttaaaattaaaattagacttagcattttcagcaaggaaattaaacaattaatttcattatgaggctttgtctaaggaagtggttgttgctccaataaccaagaaggtctagtgtctcgccacgacctggaaaccaagtatcgaaatgaaaagtttaattgactaattgaaaaagcattaatttaaattacttaatgctttaaaagagttattcaatttgtgttagaaaatatttaatttttttttaacttgacttagaaattttgtttaaaaattatcttagaaattgtttatgaaagttaacttagaatatttattttgccttaagatttttttttaaaaaaaattgactaagaattttttatgataatattgccttagaatttttttactaaaattgacttagaattgtttcttatgaatattaacttagaaatttttttttgaaaattagaaaaaaaaaatttaggaaatgttgaaataagtttcaaacttaaaattttagaaaatttttgttaacacttagaactgatttttttttctgaaaaatgttttacttaaattttttttcttcgaaacaaaaattctgaagagtgtcatTATtagacatttttaaaatttttttttacacttaaaatttttttagaatttaccttagacttgtttataacctcaatttttatgtgatcatagggggagaagtatgttaagtctagggggaggtaatataattttttcaattggaaaatatttggacttgtttgaatataaattatttttattgcatatgtttaccctaacttaacttgggttgctcacatcaaaaagggagagattgttggaaccccaaggtgttttgatgtgatcaaacaagctaagttaggtcctgcgtttgtttaacccttgtgtctaagtgtgcaggagcttaggaacacaggaagtcgagcggaagacgcgactagagAGAATGACGatacggggagagagccgacgggctcggtgcgtccgagggacgaggagactgcggaagagtacaccggtgaacgagaagaacgtgcgcgacgtttgagggatgagaaaccgggaaggaaggctgctcgaggagaaggccggaacttgggttcgggtgagctctattccggatggccgagatcacccaagctagcagagccagagttgaagacccagaccgagacgagctgaaccgaagcagagcgaccggacggatgatgttgaccagatcgagtcaaactcgatctagACATTGGggtataaagttttatcccccaagggcgcccggaaccccttcggggcgtccTGACCattgctataaatataacactggtttgcacagatcatttaaCTTACTTGTAATTCAATTTTTTCTGTactttctattcttttgtactgtcaatgctgtaagaggctactccgcccagaggagaatcagatagtgcgccatctttgccttggattagcaatcctctgattgcaaaccaagtaaaccctcttgtaactgatcttttaatttagtctcttcttttttattacaagtgtctgaccgtggtggccaatacctctttggagagtttaggaattacttatcagaagttgagattcaatcccaattttcTACACCTagtacacctcaacagaatggtgtggtagaacgaaggaatatgactcttatggaaatgtttagatcgatgatgagttattcaaaattaccaaattcattttggggatatgctttagaaacatcagtgtatattctgaatatggtaccttttaaaacagtttcttctactcccatggaattatggaattactacaagaaaattgggattctacaacacttaaacgacaacgctttttataaaaagcgttgtctattttgttttaacaacgcttttagtgaaaagcgttgtctatttcattattttcttattaatagacaacgcttttctaaaaaccattgtctattagtgatttttacgggtcaaagacaacgctttgtaaaaagcgttgtctattagactgatttttagtgtctacgacaacgctttttaaaaagtgttgtctatgtttaaaatctcatctaaatcttgattaatacaaaccgttggatctaaatcttgattaatacaaaccgttggatctaggtaaggagtagaaaacccaaacccttctcccaacttctatcttccgatcattttcaagtcccgaacccttctcccaaatACTCCCCATCTCGcgcggccttctccatccaactcctctccggcaaACTCCTCTCTAGCAAACTCTCTCCTCTCCAGCAAACTCCTCTCCGGCCCCAGCTGGGCGGAGTCCCCCGTCTCCGCCTACATGCGCTACCTCGAAAGCTCCCTCCTCAGCTCCGACACCTCCCACCACCCCCGCCCGCCGCTTCCCTCCCCAGGGCTGCTCCCTTCCCCGCgccctcccttccccttccctTCCCCTTCCCCCGGAGGGCTCCATAATTCGGCCTCGCTTCCGCCCCTTACTCCGACGTCCGCTTTCCCTTCTCCGACCGCGTTTTTGGATCTGCTCTCGCCCAGATCTCCTTACCCCCTGCTTTCGCCAGGGTTCCGCTACCCTATGCCGTTGACTCCCAACTTTGCCCTCTCGCCGTTGCCGCAACCAGGAATTTTGGGGGCCGGGCCGTCACCCAGGCTGCAGCCGCCACCTTCCCCCGGGCTCTGGTTCCCTCAATCGCCGTCAGGGTTCTTGCCCATACTGAGCCCTAGATGGAGGGATATGTTATAAATTAATGATCGTTGTGCGAAGCCCAGACTCTACTCCTGTGTCAAACCTTGCGAATTTAACATTCTCAAAATTGGTTTCATCTATTGGTCTGACCAAAATCCGAAGCACAATactgaagatgatgatgaagacAACTGCTGGCTTACGGAATTCATCTGGAGATATTGGTGGTATTGACTCGGGAGTTCAAGATCCAAGTGTGGCTGGCATTAGGTAGGTGAAGTGCAGTATATTTAAGTTTCTTGTTGTTACTATACACTTCTCTTGCAAAATATTGGTGGTatttgattttgaaatgatcctACTTAGTATACTGCTTCCATTCAAATGAAATGATGTATCTTTGAATCGACTGGTCCAGGAGAGATCCCcaaagtagtaccttgtcaacaTGATAACTATCCCCAATTCATTTCCTAACATGTCTGGAGTGTATGTATTGCATACAGGTTAACTTCATTTGACTGCATCGCAACTATTTTGCAAAAATCAATTTCTATTAAGAAAGACTAGCGTGCTTCCTTTAGTTAGTAGAAATGTCAATTACTGCACCACTAACATTCTTCAGCTTGTTGCTTATAgctctcttctttaagttgttgaCTGAAGTAGTAAATCCTTAGCTTAGGCACTCTTTCTGTGATCTTGTGCTGGTTTTAATAAAGCAGGATCTTGAGTTGTGAGATTCACGTTCTTGTAAAGCATGTTAAGGTatgatctctctttctttcttgctttctttctcaaaagagaaaaaatatatatatgttctttTAGTGTTCAGTTTCTTTTCATGAATTTGGTGCTTGCTCCACATATTTACAATCGTATTCCTATTGTGTATGTGTCTTTCATCCATTCCTATTGTGTATGTGTCTTACATATTTACAGTCGTATTCCTATTGAAAGGGTAACAAACAATGTTTGTGCCCATATTTTGATTACTTACTGTGTTTAGTTTCACTATATAAAATATTGAGTCTTATTTATGGATACAAATGGAGGCTTTTTTAGATAGTTTTTGTTACagatgacataagtcaaaagttttAAGGTAAGAACTATTTGCATTTATAATTTTGTAACTTTGATATAAGCAAGAATATGAAATTGCTTTGAATAGACATGCAAACAGGAAGTTAAGAAGAGAGTGGACATTTACAAAAGAAAGTTAATATTAATAATAGAGTATGTAGAGGGATTTACAGCTCCATGTGAAGAGATGAAGCTAGGGATTGAAaaagttaatcaagttaaattttgtttttttaaaaaaagggttCAATATCAGAATTAGGAATTATGAGTTTGATGCTTGTAAAGCATGTTTTCACTATGGAATATAACTTCGTAAACTGTTCCAGTTAAGATCAACTTGTGGCTGGTGTTTAAAAAGTTGATTTTATTACCtgagaaaaagaaaattgaaaagTCCAGTAAATTAGTATCTACTCAAAATTTACTGGTATTTAGATGCTTCTGAAACATTGCAATGTTATTAGATTCAAATTGTAGTAATAAGTGTTcagaaataaaaaaactaatagaATTTCCAAGAATCTTTTATCGCCTCTAAGTTGATCGATTCTTTGATTGGTGAATGTTAAGACATTCATGTATATACCATCCAGCCATTTTTTTATAATGTCCTGGTATTATTTCATCTTTTGTGCTAAATAACTGAGCCAATCCAAGGATTGTCATTCTTCTTCGGTTAAAATTTCAACGGCAATTCTGTTAAAATAGAATCCTCTTATCATTTGTTATGTATTAACTATACCCAGCAGCGAGATGCACCTCCAGGTGAAAAGCCTGAGCCAATGAGGACCCATCTTAGGAACATGATAATAGTTCCCGAGATGATTGGGAGCATCGTTGGGGTCTACAATGGAAAAACATTCAACCAGGTTGAAATCAAGGTaaccttttttattttttgacaTAACATTCATGTGGCATATTGCTAGGGATCTCTTTAATTTTACTTTTCTGCATTCTATATCTTTAATAAAAACCATCATATTTCTCATCGTATATTGATTTATTTACGTGGCATTACAGCCCGAGATGATTGGCCATTACTTGGCTGAGTTCTCCATCTCATACAAGCCTGTGAAGCACGGAAGACCGGGTATTGGTGCTACCCACTCCTCCAGGTTCATCCCCCTCAAGTAAAACTTGCATCAGTTGAGTTAAGAAATGTGTGACCAAGATCCTATTGGAGTTGCTATTTCACTTGGGTATTTCTTATTCTAGGCCAGTTTGATTTCTGAACACTAAGCGTATGGATTCAGTAACTACTGTACTATTTTgagtaaacagattgttggctacTTCAGTATTAAGTATTCAGTATTcagtaaacagattgttggctaaACAGATTGTAGCTGTTCAAAACAGttttttgtgctcttttgttttatatgtgaatatcactatatactttgaaacagaattagtataaattttgatatttactagcttttcatgtaattaattattaatattacttCAACGTcagatttctattatttttatgagtttgaaatcattaactgagttgattatatgtaaaattcgaatctagacatggtaaaagaaaaataatagtttcgtaaatataaaaataatgatttttaaatatttttttttaattttttttaaaacgacaacgcttttaaagcgttgcaaaaagtgttATCTTTATAAAAAACAACagcgctttaaaagcgttgcaaaATGTTGCCTCTGcataaaacgacaacgcttttaaagcgttgcaaaagcgttgtctttggtacaaacgacaacgttttaaaagcgttgtcgttgagcagactttttacaacagtgcctttaacaacgctttttcagccaaaaagacaacgctttaaaagcgttgtctattagcttttttcttgtagtgaatgggcgtaagcctagtctgaatcatatccgaatatggggtagtccagcatatgtgctgaagggagatactgacaagttggaatcacgtacagaagtttgtctgtttatgggatatcctaagggaacgaaaggtggtttgttttataatcctaaaaatcagaagatcattgttagcaccagtgctcgatttttagaagaagattatgtaatgaaccataagcccatgagtgaaataatTCTATAAGAAATAacagaggacacatctactttagtaccaacagtacaagatgaagtaccactagaaactgcaacacgtgtcacacaggatacacaaccagagacagtgccttattgtagtgggagcgttgtaaggcaacctgagagattcatgtttttgggagagtcttcggacttgatctcgggtaaacatgaacctgatccccgagcatatgacgaagcactccaagatatagatgcagtatcttggcaaaaagcaatgaattccgaaatagaatctatgtattctaataaggtctgggagcttgtagaaccacctcatggtataaaagccgttg contains:
- the LOC121994806 gene encoding protein HAIKU1-like gives rise to the protein MPSKVWRIALAQSRTLLPNTPHLARPSPSNSSPANSSLANSLLSSKLLSGPSWAESPVSAYMRYLESSLLSSDTSHHPRPPLPSPGLLPSPRPPFPFPSPSPGGLHNSASLPPLTPTSAFPSPTAFLDLLSPRSPYPLLSPGFRYPMPLTPNFALSPLPQPGILGAGPSPRLQPPPSPGLWFPQSPSGFLPILSPRWRDML